From one Flavobacterium sp. N502536 genomic stretch:
- a CDS encoding LytR/AlgR family response regulator transcription factor yields MKKIKVIIVDDERLSREELKRALQSYDDFVLIGEAGNADEAKSLIEEKMPDLIFLDIQMPEKSGFDLLESLDSAPAVLFTTAYNEYAVQAFEVNALDYLMKPIREERFAKAIDKIRNALSGKLSLSDATAKDRKIFIKDGEKRFFIQLDEIYLIESLENYTRLFFRTKKRFKDVRFVNGKKCWMKMFFLE; encoded by the coding sequence ATGAAAAAGATAAAAGTTATTATAGTAGACGACGAACGTCTGTCGAGAGAAGAACTCAAAAGGGCCTTACAGTCCTACGACGATTTTGTGCTTATTGGAGAAGCCGGAAATGCTGATGAAGCAAAGAGTCTGATTGAGGAAAAAATGCCTGATCTGATCTTTTTAGACATTCAGATGCCTGAGAAATCCGGGTTCGATTTGTTAGAGTCACTCGATAGTGCGCCGGCAGTATTATTTACAACAGCTTATAACGAATATGCCGTGCAGGCTTTTGAAGTAAATGCTTTAGATTATCTCATGAAACCCATCAGGGAAGAACGTTTTGCAAAAGCAATCGATAAAATAAGAAACGCTTTATCCGGAAAGCTTTCTTTAAGTGATGCTACAGCAAAAGACCGAAAAATTTTCATCAAGGATGGGGAGAAAAGATTCTTTATTCAATTGGACGAAATTTACCTGATTGAGTCGCTTGAAAATTATACCCGACTTTTTTTCAGGACAAAAAAGCGCTTCAAAGACGTTCGCTTCGTCAATGGGAAGAAATGCTGGATGAAAATGTTTTTTTTAGAATAA